Proteins co-encoded in one Brassica oleracea var. oleracea cultivar TO1000 chromosome C4, BOL, whole genome shotgun sequence genomic window:
- the LOC106338423 gene encoding uncharacterized protein LOC106338423, with amino-acid sequence MSAPVAHDVVSFKDRATADQVKPHNDILVIKLTIHDIDVARVLVDTGCSANIIYKCTLERIEIDLCTVTEGPSPIFGLSGDATMTRGSINLLVKAESVVKITEFLVVDRPTSYNVIIGTPWLKFMRAIPSTFHLCLKFPTPHGVETIQGDHRMSQVCFAAELKRNNFAIEAFHKKKRKLTLDEGSPEQNSEVFRQSQRVEALEGKRKPTCEPVISVCLDESRLERCVEIGANLCEPTSANH; translated from the coding sequence ATGTCCGCTCCAGTAGCTCACGATGTCGTCTCTTTCAAGGATAGAGCAACGGCCGACCAGGTCAAACCTCACAACGATATCCTTGTCATCAAACTGACCATCCATGACATCGACGTAGCAAGAGTGTTGGTCGACACCGGATGCTCGGCCAACATTATCTATAAATGCACCCTCGAGAGAATAGAAATCGACCTGTGCACCGTCACGGAAGGTCCCAGTCCAATTTTCGGACTCTCAGGAGACGCTACTATGACCCGCGGCTCAATTAACCTCTTGGTTAAAGCTGAGAGCGTCGTAAAAATCACGGAATTCTTGGTCGTCGATCGCCCAACATCGTACAATGTAATCATTGGAACTCCATGGTTGAAATTCATGAGAGCGATCCCATCGACATTCCACCTATGCCTTAAATTTCCGACCCCTCATGGAGTCGAAACAATTCAAGGAGACCACAGGATGTCACAAGTATGTTTCGCCGCTGAGTTAAAAAGAAACAACTTTGCGATCGAAGCTTTCCACAAGAAGAAAAGAAAGCTGACTCTCGACGAGGGCTCCCCAGAGCAAAACTCGGAAGTCTTTCGGCAGTCACAGAGGGTCGAAGCTCTAGAAGGGAAGCGCAAACCAACTTGCGAACCGGTAATCTCGGTCTGTCTCGACGAATCCCGCCTAGAACGATGTGTCGAGATCGGAGCCAACCTCTGCGAACCAACCTCTGCGAACCATTGA